The Colias croceus chromosome 18, ilColCroc2.1 genome has a window encoding:
- the LOC123699682 gene encoding eIF-2-alpha kinase GCN2 has product MNEETHEERQNNELVALQAIYGEAVVDIRKKAAWNGWRPLDILLKLQPLHNSEGVHCSATLQFKCCHNYPDKPPTISINKMNGLSDENANKLLDDLKAMAEQYCGEVMIFQLAQHTQQFLHDHNKPTLSFYDEMLKQKTEMEKLKQHDIQVKENEERQKMKDEIQRRQETLRNSDKRVHRSSLNQSEPDNEGQGDAPKLVYYADDKMSPAKKVSRSRNTHIPCTCHAKGTQIMRYTQRNNKKVYIGNCLGHSANGSTTYLAIDDDGQQVIAKKWCLSSASDFQTRNKQINQIQQDLKAMCRIKHQSLIPYIAMEISTESKKARQFVYIFRSFVLGSSLKYLQNKSRTCGDMLEALKLVRHIALGLYSALRELHSVNVLHRDVRCENVFLEDSGTVKLVGASLDIRLVEVVDGDSYCDRQTKAQDIFAAAQLLLSIVSPDAIHEIPPEFPGSAKDFFSRCLTEDEHTQWSAEQLVKHGFLVDAPLKLPNSKENNNGESESEDEDGAKKLNNIGNLVNGHSRLNAEFEILTWLGKGAFGDVLKVKNKLDGGFYAIKHVKLNPKSVELNKKITREVKLLSRLNHENVVRYYNAWIETIIDTEIEETSISKSPVRKKDSLADVVAKLGQGVKVNWSMSDAPVQARDESSDSEEDSSDDDDDEPDLWFNIMKGDDDSSSMIEFEGVSQKSESTPSEDTTISSEPRLQQVLYIQMEFCEKNTLRQAIDNGLYQEHFRAWRLFREILEGLAHVHQKGMIHRDLKPVNIFLDSNDHVKIGDFGLATKVFTGLPVDERIQDSKDTDGLLTGKVGTTLYVAPELQQSATKVIYNQKVDIYSLGIILFEMFHSPFETGTERFTVLSNLRKREIKMPCDFEIEENSKQIHVIRWLLDHDASLRPTSAELLASEHVPRAVPEGALSGLLSHTLAGRGSRGYLKLVSACLDQRPSAAEDFTYHSAVKAKPLDMIEAIKKAILKIFRSHGAIEFSPPLLTPRASRWDQCPNAVKVMTLSGSVCHLPHDLRLPFARHIAYSGTKYMRRYVVDRVYRETERTVKGFHPREIIECAFDMVTPCTDTLWPDAELLVVAYRAATASSLKVSIQLNHTELLKALLLSCGVALDKHSLIYPVLVDVSLGRITSLQLQTHLATLCVTNRDITNLLRLMEANVDIKQVRDLVAQVRRDKWSHTLERAVRELETVCSDAAELGCECPITVAPFLAYNATQHRGVFWQMSVLRQHSKPAAKHRTKDLIAAGGRYDNLVEEFWKVARAEKDHDNAELTCSSVGFSLSLERMAAILKCMEVEVPNVVGKNYEQDLVCVCVSSTHARACRVLARALWAQRVRAACWAGAGADCAHLTRAALLLRHDHAYVLATCWEGARLREYKVAAIDVVDFVKQKLNPDTTVRNPEYGGRSISWTESDKSNSPCLSVTFITASERITKNSKRHCEVQINNQVTSMLVHLGLQSVLGRVRVNVLALACEAACVRHLAAQLSAPLLAPHLPPAFRHTCAAFVKRQNILEEALDELTNLVKQSSQSRCPDEILLYALYSIPDSLCRLIT; this is encoded by the exons ATGAATGAAGAGACTCACGAAGAAAGACAAAACAATGAACTTGTTGCATTGCAG GCAATCTATGGAGAAGCAGTTGTGGATATACGCAAGAAAGCAGCATGGAACGGATGGCGTCCCTTGGATATACTTTTGAAGTTACAACCATTACACAATTCAGAAGGCGTACATTGCTCTGCTACACTGCAGTTTAAATGCTGTCATAATTATCCtgataa ACCGCCAACTATATCTATTAACAAAATGAATGGCCTATCTGATGAAAATGCTAACAAATTACTGGATGACCTTAAAGCTATGGCAGAACAGTATTGTGGTGAAGTGATGATATTTCAATTGGCACAACATACACAG CAATTCCTACATGATCACAATAAACCTACATTATCTTTTTATGATGAGATGTTGAAGCAAAAGACAGaaatggaaaaattaaaacagcatGATATACAAGTGAAAGAAAATGAAGaa AGGCAAAAAATGAAAGATGAAATACAAAGACGGCAAGAGACGTTACGTAATTCTGATAAGCGTGTTCACAGATCAAGTCTTAACCAGTCAGAACCGGATAATGAAGGGCAGGGAGATGCTCCTAAATTAGTGTA CTATGCAGATGATAAAATGTCGCCAGCTAAGAAGGTATCACGTAGTCGGAATACACACATACCATGCACCTGTCATGCTAAAGGGACGCAAATTATGCGCTACACACAGAGAAATAACAAGAAAGTGTATATTGGAAATTGTTTAG GCCATTCAGCAAACGGCTCGACCACTTACCTAGCAATAGACGACGACGGTCAGCAAGTGATAGCAAAGAAATGGTGTCTCTCGTCCGCATCAGACTTCCAAACGCGCAACAAGCAGATAAACCAAATACAACAAGACTTGAAAGCAATGTGCCGGATAAAACACCAGTCCTTAATCCCTTACATAGCGATGGAAATCTCCACAGAGTCGAAAAAAGCCAGACAATTCGTGTACATCTTTAGAAGTTTCGTTCTGGGCAGTTCGTTGAAATATCTCCAGAATAAATCCAGAACGTGCGGTGATATGTTGGAAGCGTTGAAACTAGTGCGTCATATAGCGTTGGGCTTGTATAGTGCGTTGCGTGAATTGCACAGTGTTAATGTGTTGCATCGTGATGTTAGGTGCGAGAATGTGTTTCTGGAAGATAGTGGCACGGTGAAGTTGGTTGGAGCGAGCTTGGATATACGGTTGGTGGAAGTGGTCGATGGAGATAGTTATTGTGATCG acagacaaaagCGCAAGATATTTTTGCAGCggcacaattattattatccattGTTTCTCCAGATGCGATACATGAAATACCACCAGAGTTTCCTGGTTCTGCAAAGGACTTCTTTTCAag ATGCTTAACAGAAGATGAGCATACGCAATGGTCGGCAGAACAATTGGTCAAACATGGCTTCTTAGTCGATGCTCCGTTGAAATTGCCAAATAGTAAAGAGAATAATAATGGAGAGAGTGAGTCTGAA GACGAAGATGGTGCCAAAAAGTTGAATAATATAGGGAATCTAGTCAATGGGCATTCGAGATTGAACGCCGAGTTCGAAATACTAACTTGGCTTGGCAAAGGTGCTTTTGGTGATGTTTTAAAg GTCAAGAACAAGCTAGACGGTGGCTTCTACGCAATAAAACACGTGAAATTGAACCCTAAGAGCGTAgaattaaataagaaaatcaCTCGCGAAGTTAAACTGCTATCTCGACTTAATCATGAAAACGTAGTGCGATATTACAATGCCTGGATAGAAACTATAATAGACACTGAAATAGAAGAGACAAGTATATCTAAAAGCCCTGTGAGGAAAAAGGATAGCCTAGCTGATGTTGTAGCTAAGTTAGGACAGGGTGTTAAG GTAAATTGGTCTATGTCGGATGCGCCAGTTCAGGCAAGAGACGAATCTTCGGATAGCGAAGAGGATTccagtgatgatgatgatgatgaaccGGATCTATGgttcaatattatgaa GGGTGACGACGACTCAAGTAGCATGATAGAATTCGAGGGAGTATCCCAAAAATCTGAGTCCACTCCATCCGAAGACACCACAATATCATCAGAACCTCGTCTCCAACAAGTACTTTATATACAAATGGAGTTCTGCGAAAAGAATACGTTGAGACAGGCGATTGATAATGGCCTATATCAGGAGCATTTTAGGGCATGGAGACTGTTTAGAGAGATTTTGGAAG GTTTAGCGCATGTTCACCAAAAGGGTATGATACACAGAGATTTAAAACCGGTCAATATATTCTTGGATTCAAATGACCATGTTAAAATTGGTGATTTCGGTCTGGCAACTAAGGTCTTTACTGGCTTGCCAGTTGATG AGAGAATACAAGACAGTAAGGATACTGATGGATTGCTTACTGGAAaa GTAGGAACAACACTATATGTGGCTCCGGAACTTCAACAATCGGCCACCAAAGTGATTTACAATCAAaaagtcgatatatattcccTTGGGATAATTCTCTTTGAGATGTTCCATTCTCCGTTCGAAACGGGGACGGAGAGATTTACTGTTTTATCTAACTTGAGAAAGAGAGAGATTAAAATGCCCTGTGACTTCGAGATAGAAGAGAATTCGAAGCAGATACATGTTATCAG ATGGCTTCTCGACCACGACGCAAGTCTCCGCCCCACGAGCGCAGAACTGCTAGCCAGCGAGCATGTACCAAGAGCAGTACCCGAGGGTGCGCTGTCTGGTCTCCTGTCCCACACCCTCGCGGGCAGGGGATCCAGGGGCTACCTGAAGCTGGTCTCCGCCTGCTTGGACCAGAGACCTTCAGCTGCAGAAGACTTTACGTACCATAGTGCTGTGAAGGCCAAGCCGTTGGATATGATAGAAGCAATTAAGAAGGCGATTTTAAAG aTATTCCGAAGTCACGGAGCGATCGAGTTCTCCCCACCATTACTGACGCCTAGAGCGAGTCGCTGGGACCAATGTCCTAATGCGGTTAAAGTTATGACTTTATCGGGTTCTGTGTGTCATTTGCCACATGACTTGAGACTGCCCTTTGCtag GCACATTGCGTACTCGGGCACTAAATATATGCGTCGTTACGTCGTTGATCGCGTGTATAGGGAAACCGAGAGGACTGTGAAAGGGTTCCATCCGAGAGAGATAATTGAGTGCGCTTTTGATATGGTCACACCGTGTACTg ataCCCTCTGGCCTGACGCAGAATTATTAGTAGTAGCTTACAGGGCAGCTACAGCTAGTTCCCTAAAAGTATCCATACAATTAAATCATACGGAGTTACTTAAAGCACTATTACTGTCCTGCGGCGTTGCTCTGGACAAACACTCGTTAATATACCCAGTGTTGGTCGATGTCAGTCTGG gacGTATAACAAGTCTCCAATTACAGACTCATTTAGCGACTCTATGCGTCACGAACCGTGACATAACCAATCTACTTCGTCTGATGGAAGCGAACGTAGATATCAAGCAAGTGAGAGATCTCGTCGCTCAAGTGAGAAGAGATAAGTGGAGTCACACGTTGGAAAGAGCTGTGAGGGAGTTGGAGACGGTTTGCAGTGATGCTGCGGAACTGGGGTGTGAG TGTCCAATCACAGTAGCGCCGTTTCTAGCTTACAACGCGACGCAGCATCGCGGAGTTTTCTGGCAGATGTCAGTATTGAGACAACATTCTAAGCCCGCTGCTAAACATCGCACTAAAGACCTCATTGCTGCGGGGGGCAG ATACGATAACCTCGTGGAAGAATTCTGGAAAGTGGCCCGTGCTGAGAAAGATCACGATAATGCTGAACTAACGTGCAGTTCGGTCGGATTCTCGCTGTCTCTGGAACGAATGGCGGCCATCTTGAAGTGTATGGAAGTGGAAGTGCCAAATGTTGTTGGGAAAAATTATGAG CAAGACTTAGTGTGCGTGTGCGTATCAAGCACGCACGCGCGGGCGTGCCGCGTGCTGGCCCGCGCGCTGTGGGCGCAGCGCGTGCGGGCCGCGTGCTGGGCGGGCGCGGGGGCGGACTGCGCGCACCTCACGCGCGCCGCACTGCTGCTGCGGCACGACCACGCGTACGTGCTCGCCACGTGCTGGGAGGGCGCCAG gTTACGAGAATACAAAGTAGCCGCCATAGATGTAGTTGATTTTGTCAAACAGAAGCTGAACCCGGATACCACAGTTCGGAATCCTGAATATG GTGGCCGTTCAATAAGTTGGACCGAGAGCGACAAATCAAACAGTCCATGTTTATCTGTCACCTTCATCACGGCCAGTGAGAGAATCACCAAGAACTCCAAGAGACACTGTGAAGTTCAG atCAACAACCAAGTCACCTCAATGCTGGTGCACCTCGGTCTACAAAGCGTGCTCGGTCGCGTGCGAGTCAACGTGCTAGCGCTAGCGTGCGAAGCGGCGTGCGTGCGGCATCTCGCGGCGCAGCTGTCCGCGCCGCTGCTCGCGCCGCACCTGCCGCCCGCCTTCCGACACACGTGCGCTGC GTTCGTCAAACGACAGAATATTCTCGAAGAAGCGTTGGACGAACTTACAAACCTCGTGAAGCAAAGCAGCCAAAGCAGGTGTCCAGacgaaattttattatacgcTCTGTATTCTATACCGGACTCATTGTGTCGATTGATCACttga
- the LOC123699724 gene encoding esterase E4-like encodes MWTFILVYLIFSVTAEEEEFKIVKLDSGYVRGDKYWNGDYYEFYGIPYASMPTGRNKFKGPEPVKPWDDEFYANKNNILCQQCYLTEDTGDDVLLAGDDECLTMNVLVPLAVNENKLAPVIVYIHSGAFSGGSGNMAKFGYLARHDIVVVSFNYRVGAFGFVCLGNEEIPGNAALKDQVAALRWIKENIRKFGGDPNKITLAGFSVGATMAEVLALSKETDGIISQLILESGSALSPFAINRDPVSTAWNIAQAIGYNGTASMEDLTEFYLNADNKDLAFHSLNYFLTNSTFGFAPCIEKIKEGAVITESPLDILKRGDYKKIPVLTGFSNMEGISRTIKFGTWREEMNENFADFLPADLKFDSEKDKEDVIKAIKQNYFDNKNVTSANLARYIDYFSDAMFKYAIMKSAKLHAAVSDRPVYLYEFSYVGNLNMKHNYMDRIKGASHRDQTAYILDFFGFTNNYRDLDTRERLTSMWSDYVQYGNPTEYESSIISVKWPPYTNKVQTYLEINKRLQLKQGLFNEEYNFWNTFYEKYYWNPTTVKAELNITYNQEETTKAKEVPSKNMPVQSKPDKLDNAQKAPGTVVKNDDLKKEESENIKPVSNLKVTKTIKKLDESGKLVTKVIRDGVETVIESKEKTAKSNEKDQNIKVNKQEQVKTDKVVKNVEPEKPKAEKIQHIKKIEKQQEVEKPKEKKQESVKINVEK; translated from the exons ATGTGGACGTTCATTTTAGTGTATTTGATTTTTAGTGTAACAGCGGAGGAAGaggaatttaaaattgttaaattggATTCTGGATATGTGAGAGGTGATAAGTATTGGAATGGGGACTATTATGAATTTTATGGTATTCCATACGCCTCAATGCCGACCGGCAGGAATAAGTTTAAG GGTCCAGAACCAGTGAAACCATGGGACGACGAGTTCTatgcaaacaaaaataacatactCTGCCAACAATGCTACTTAACCGAAGATACGGGTGATGACGTCTTGTTAGCGGGAGATGACGAATGTCTCACTATGAACGTGCTTGTACCATTAGcagtgaatgaaaataaactaGCTCCTGTCATTGTATACATTCACAGTGGAGCGTTTTCTGGCGGAAGTGGCAATATGGCCAAATTCGGTTACCTTGCTAGACATGATATTGTCGTTGTTAGCTTCAATTACAGAGTAGGTGCATTTGGTTTTGTATGCCTCGGTAATGAAGAAATACCAGGTAACGCCGCCTTGAAGGACCAAGTAGCAGCTTTACGATGGATCAAAGAGAATATACGCAAGTTTGGTGGAGATCCCAACAAAATAACACTCGCAGGATTCAGTGTTGGAGCGACTATGGCTGAAGTACTTGCTCTATCTAAAGAAACGGATGGTATTATCAGTCAGTTGATCTTAGAAAGCGGGTCAGCATTGTCACCATTTGCAATCAATCGTGATCCCGTAAGCACAGCCTGGAATATAGCGCAAGCTATAGGATACAATGGAACAGCATCAATGGAAGATTTAACAGAATTTTATCTAAATGCTGATAATAAAGACTTGGCTTTCCACAGccttaattattttctaacgAACAGTACGTTTGGATTTGCTCCATgcattgaaaaaattaaagaaggAGCAGTCATTACTGAATCACCACTTGACATCTTAAAACGTGGTGACTACAAAAAAATACCTGTTTTAACTGGTTTCTCAAATATGGAGGGCATAAGTCGAACAATCAAATTCGGTACTTGGAGAGaagaaatgaatgaaaacttCGCTGATTTCCTACCAGCTGATTTGAAATTTGATTCAGAAAAGGATAAAGAAGATGTTATAAAAgctataaaacaaaactattttgaCAATAAAAACGTAACTAGTGCAAATCTTGCAAGATACATAGATTACTTCTCTGATGCAATGTTCAAATATGCTATCATGAAGTCTGCTAAATTGCATGCAGCTGTTTCAGATAGGCCGGTATATTTGTATGAGTTTTCATACGTtggaaatttaaatatgaaacataattatatggaCAGGATAAAAGGTGCGAGTCACCGAGACCAAACAGCATACATTTTAGATTTCTTCGGAttcactaataattatagagatTTAGACACTAGGGAAAGATTAACGTCAATGTGGAGTGATTATGTTCAATATGG AAATCCCACAGAATATGAGAGCTCAATTATATCAGTGAAATGGCCACCCTATACAAATAAAGTGCAAACATATctcgaaataaataaacgccTTCAATTAAAACAAGGTCTTTTCAatgaagaatataatttttggaaTACGTTTTATGAAAAGTATTACTGGAACCCCACCACCGTTAAAGCGGAGTTAAACATAACATACAATCAAGAAGAGACAACTAAAGCCAAGGAAGTTCCATCAAAGAATATGCCAGTTCAATCAAAACCAGATAAGTTAGATAACGCACAGAAAGCTCCAGGAACAGTTGTGAAGAATGATGATTTGAAAAAAGAAGAGAGTGAAAATATTAAACCCGTAAGTAATTTGAAAGTAACAAAAACTATCAAAAAATTAGACGAGTCGGGAAAATTAGTCACAAAGGTTATAAGAGACGGTGTTGAAACAGTAATAGAATCTAAGGAAAAAACTGCAAAATCAAATGAGAAAGATCAAaacataaaagtaaataaacaagAACAAGTAAAAACAGATAAAGTTGTAAAAAATGTTGAACCTGAAAAGCCAAAAGCagaaaaaattcaacacattaaaaaaatcgagAAACAGCAAGAAGTAGAGAAGCCAAAGGAAAAGAAACAAGAatcagttaaaataaatgtagaaaaataa